From one Populus alba chromosome 17, ASM523922v2, whole genome shotgun sequence genomic stretch:
- the LOC140954748 gene encoding UPF0481 protein At3g47200-like, translating into MSTQVDQIMDDRESVPNKGKDIASTLGVSNIKPNTGMTGDILAQLQNKMGSLTSQQDGAECCIYRVPSSFQKVRPEAYTPQLISIGPLHRGDKRLKDMEQQKLRYLKEFSKRDGMGEKKIEDLLIFIQGKEEFIRASYSENFSKIESSDFIEMILLDALFIIEFFKDSNDDGNAGTSHNGHSKSVKPWMIFDIREDLMLLENQLPFFIIKEIYDTVHRKAKDEKPRIPFLKLATVYFGKYTFSQGVKDTDFDVQGSRNFTDLLRKFMLNGAIKRSYSFNPIKLKYNAVMLREAGVKFQVTKDKCLVNIAFEEGVLKIPRLEVDYCFERVVRNIMALEQCRYPYEAYVCCYIKLMDHLIDSAEDVGLLAENGIILNRLGDDAAVSNMINKLCETITDTYTCYDNICSEMNAHYENLWNHRKATLKLVYFTNVWRGTATVAAAILLILTLIQTITSVKSVF; encoded by the coding sequence ATGAGCACGCAAGTGGATCAGATAATGGACGATAGGGAAAGTGTTccaaataaaggaaaagatATAGCAAGTACCTTAGGTGTTTCTAACATCAAACCCAACACTGGGATGACTGGAGATATTTTGGCACAGCTGCAAAATAAGATGGGATCGTTGACCTCTCAACAGGACGGGGCTGAGTGTTGTATCTACAGGGTGCCCAGTTCGTTTCAAAAGGTAAGACCGGAAGCCTACACTCCACAACTTATTTCAATAGGTCCTCTTCACCGCGGCGATAAAAGACTAAAGGACATGGAACAGCAAAAATTGAGATATCTCAAAGAGTTTTCTAAACGGGATGGGATGGGTGAGAAGAAAATCGAGGATCTTTTGATCTTCATTCAGGGTAAAGAAGAGTTTATCCGAGCCAGTTACTCAGAGAACTTCAGCAAAATTGAAAGCAGTGATTTCATAGAGATGATCCTGTTGGATGCACTCTTCATCATTGAGTTTTTTAAGGATTCAAATGATGATGGAAATGCGGGAACGTCCCACAATGGACATTCTAAAAGTGTTAAGCCGTGGATGATATTTGACATACGAGAAGACTTGATGCTACTTGAAAACCAACTACCTTTCTTCATTATTAAGGAAATATACGATACCGTCCATCGCAAAGCCAAGGATGAAAAACCGCGTATTCCTTTTCTTAAACTTGCTACCGTTTATTTTGGAAAGTATACGTTTTCACAAGGGGTGAAAGACACCGACTTCGATGTACAGGGAAGCAGGAATTTCACTGATTTATTAAGGAAATTTATGTTGAATGGAGCCATTAAGCGAAGTTATAGTTTTAATCCTATCAAGCTGAAATATAATGCCGTCATGCTTCGCGAGGCAGGGGTGAAGTTTCAGGTAACCAAAGACAAATGTTTGGTCAACATAGCATTTGAGGAAGGAGTGTTGAAAATACCACGCTTGGAAGTTGATTACTGCTTCGAACGTGTTGTACGAAATATCATGGCCTTGGAGCAGTGCCGCTATCCGTATGAAGCTTACGTATGCTGTTACATTAAGCTTATGGACCATCTTATAGACAGTGCAGAAGACGTGGgtttgctagctgaaaatggaATTATTCTCAACCGGCTAGGTGACGATGCCGCAGTTTCAAATATGATTAATAAGCTTTGCGAAACAATCACGGACACTTATACGTGTTATGATAATATCTGTAGTGAGATGAATGCCCACTATGAGAACCTCTGGAACCATAGAAAGGCAACcttgaaacttgtatatttCACCAATGTTTGGAGAGGTACGGCAACTGTTGCAGCAGCTATCCTGCTCATCCTCACTTTGATACAGACTATCACTTCCGTAAAATCGGTATTCTAG